The Pseudoalteromonas translucida KMM 520 genome has a window encoding:
- a CDS encoding ABC transporter permease, producing the protein MWAKLALKLFSREFRRGELTVISAAIALAVLTVLTLSMITERIAQSIAQKSSAFIAADRVLGSNHVIDTSYIVKAEQQNLKTAQMLYFDTMLFANDEMQFSSVKAASSGYPLKGQLKVKSSLNGETEVANGGPTLGNVWLSESVFYSLNIDIGDVVELGAALFNVEKVIVEEPDAPFNVFSSSRRVLININDVEKTEVIQPGSRVFYRQLYAGDESDINSFYDWLKPQLKENQQWYGVKDRQSPISNSLNRAESFLLLAGLLGIILAAVAIAVSAKRYCERQYDPVAMMKTLGGSRAMIRKIYLTHLLMVCLMAVTVGLLIGYGLQEIATHYLAKIMGTTLPMAGFKPWLVAISTGVICAVMFSIKPLFDLFDIPPLRVLRRNLGDKLAVSRVHLAMSAFTVFLLMWLFSNNIKITLILFASTLTLIGVLFLVSKIIFGGGRKLGLKPGNSWSLAIASIQKRANVNAVQLISFSLAIKLLLFLVVLKNDMIADWQSQLPDDAPNAFLVNITQNELEPINTYLAQKNIQVSEFYPTIRGRVNAVNGELVAREVSLQDNEKKDEEARAGIGRELNLTWLETPPAQNEIVQGQWFNKNTLAEASIEESMLERLDVELGDTLTFLIGAQSFDAKITSVRKVNWATLKPNFFIILSPDVLKDFPATYISSVRIEPDQKRDFSQLLRSYPTVTAIDVGNFVKQIQSTIEQVSLAIGFVLTIVVLCGALVLISQVQASLGERMQEIVILRTLGAKSRLIKNATLYEFLLLGGLAGLVAAFFSDIALLIVQQQLFDLAGKLHPHIWLIGPVAGGVFVAGLGYFMIARTLKQNTQGLVRALG; encoded by the coding sequence ATGTGGGCTAAGTTAGCACTTAAGTTATTTTCGCGGGAGTTTCGCCGTGGTGAGCTTACGGTGATAAGTGCGGCTATAGCACTTGCGGTACTTACCGTGCTTACTTTATCTATGATTACTGAGCGTATTGCACAGAGTATTGCGCAAAAAAGTAGCGCCTTTATTGCCGCCGACCGAGTGCTTGGCAGTAATCACGTAATCGACACTTCTTATATAGTTAAAGCAGAGCAACAAAATTTAAAAACCGCACAAATGCTTTACTTCGACACCATGTTATTTGCCAACGACGAAATGCAATTTAGTTCGGTAAAAGCGGCCTCAAGTGGTTACCCGTTAAAGGGGCAACTTAAGGTTAAGTCGAGCCTAAATGGAGAAACCGAAGTTGCTAACGGCGGACCAACACTTGGCAATGTGTGGCTTAGCGAGTCGGTATTTTATAGTTTAAATATAGATATAGGCGATGTAGTAGAGCTAGGTGCTGCATTATTTAACGTAGAAAAAGTAATTGTAGAAGAGCCCGACGCGCCTTTTAATGTGTTTTCGAGTAGCCGCAGGGTGCTTATAAACATTAACGACGTGGAAAAAACAGAAGTAATACAACCGGGTAGCCGAGTATTTTATCGTCAGCTTTATGCCGGCGATGAAAGCGATATAAATAGTTTTTACGATTGGCTAAAACCACAGCTAAAAGAAAACCAACAATGGTATGGCGTAAAAGATCGCCAATCACCAATATCTAATAGTTTAAATCGTGCAGAAAGCTTTTTGTTGCTAGCAGGTTTACTGGGCATTATTTTAGCCGCAGTGGCAATTGCGGTATCTGCAAAGCGTTATTGTGAACGCCAATACGACCCAGTTGCTATGATGAAAACCTTAGGTGGTAGCCGGGCAATGATCCGCAAAATTTACCTTACACATTTATTAATGGTGTGTTTAATGGCGGTCACTGTGGGTTTATTAATTGGTTATGGTTTACAAGAAATTGCGACACATTATTTAGCAAAAATCATGGGTACAACTTTGCCAATGGCAGGTTTTAAGCCGTGGTTAGTGGCAATTAGCACAGGTGTAATTTGTGCAGTGATGTTTTCTATCAAGCCGTTATTTGATTTATTTGATATTCCGCCACTGCGGGTGCTGCGTCGTAACTTAGGCGATAAACTAGCGGTTAGCCGGGTGCACTTAGCTATGAGTGCATTTACCGTGTTTTTACTGATGTGGTTATTTAGCAATAATATAAAAATTACCCTGATTCTGTTTGCCTCAACGCTTACTTTAATTGGCGTGTTGTTTTTGGTGTCTAAAATTATATTTGGTGGTGGCCGTAAATTGGGCTTAAAGCCCGGTAATAGCTGGTCGCTGGCAATTGCGTCAATTCAAAAACGTGCAAATGTGAATGCAGTCCAGCTGATCAGTTTTTCCCTCGCCATTAAACTATTACTATTTTTAGTGGTACTTAAAAACGACATGATAGCCGACTGGCAGTCGCAGTTACCAGACGATGCTCCAAATGCATTTTTAGTCAATATTACCCAAAACGAACTTGAGCCAATTAATACTTATTTGGCGCAAAAAAACATTCAGGTATCGGAGTTTTACCCCACTATTCGTGGCCGGGTAAATGCGGTAAATGGCGAGCTGGTAGCGCGAGAAGTATCTCTGCAAGACAACGAGAAAAAAGACGAAGAGGCACGCGCCGGTATTGGTCGCGAGCTAAACCTAACCTGGCTTGAAACGCCGCCAGCGCAAAACGAAATAGTGCAAGGGCAGTGGTTTAATAAAAACACATTAGCAGAGGCATCCATTGAGGAGTCTATGCTTGAGCGTTTAGATGTTGAACTTGGCGACACGCTAACGTTTTTAATTGGTGCGCAGTCGTTTGACGCTAAAATTACTAGTGTGCGTAAAGTAAACTGGGCCACCCTTAAGCCAAACTTTTTTATTATTTTAAGTCCTGATGTGCTCAAAGACTTTCCGGCAACCTATATATCGTCGGTACGTATTGAGCCAGATCAAAAACGCGACTTTAGCCAATTGCTGCGCAGCTACCCAACGGTTACTGCTATAGATGTAGGTAACTTTGTTAAACAAATACAATCAACCATAGAGCAAGTGTCACTTGCAATTGGCTTTGTACTTACTATTGTGGTGTTGTGTGGTGCACTGGTATTAATATCGCAAGTGCAAGCAAGCTTAGGCGAGCGCATGCAAGAAATTGTAATACTGCGCACACTTGGTGCAAAAAGCCGGCTTATTAAAAACGCCACTTTATATGAATTTTTATTGCTTGGTGGTTTGGCCGGCTTAGTTGCCGCTTTTTTTAGTGATATTGCGCTATTAATTGTACAGCAGCAGTTATTTGATCTGGCGGGTAAATTACATCCGCATATTTGGCTAATAGGACCGGTGGCGGGTGGAGTGTTTGTAGCAGGGTTAGGCTATTTTATGATTGCTCGCACACTTAAGCAAAACACCCAAGGGCTGGTACGTGCGTTAGGTTAA
- a CDS encoding ABC transporter ATP-binding protein, producing MSALSQLNIIQVNGLSKVVSTFEGELPILSDISFNVKHGESVAVVGTSGSGKSTLLSLLAGLDTASGGEIFLDGEPLHNLDEEARAGLRAAKVGFVFQSFMLVQSLTALENVMLPAELAGERDAKQQALTLLEKVGLSHRIDHYPSQLSGGEQQRVAIARAFIGTPKILFADEPSANLDSKNGKMIESLLFDLNSQHGTTLILVTHDEALAQKCQHIIQIEGGRLVENSAEEIANVG from the coding sequence ATGTCAGCGCTTTCTCAATTAAATATAATTCAAGTAAATGGTTTGTCTAAAGTGGTATCTACCTTTGAAGGGGAGTTGCCCATCCTCAGCGACATCAGCTTTAATGTCAAGCATGGCGAATCTGTTGCGGTAGTGGGCACTTCTGGTTCTGGTAAATCTACGTTACTTAGTTTGTTAGCTGGGCTTGATACAGCAAGTGGCGGTGAAATATTTTTAGATGGCGAGCCGCTACATAATCTCGATGAAGAAGCGCGTGCAGGGCTGCGCGCCGCAAAAGTAGGCTTTGTATTTCAGTCGTTTATGTTAGTACAAAGTTTAACAGCGCTGGAAAACGTAATGCTACCCGCTGAACTTGCAGGGGAGCGCGATGCTAAACAGCAAGCACTTACTTTGCTAGAAAAGGTAGGCTTGAGCCATCGCATTGATCATTATCCGTCGCAACTCTCTGGTGGTGAGCAGCAACGCGTTGCTATTGCGCGGGCATTTATTGGCACGCCAAAAATACTGTTTGCCGATGAGCCTTCGGCAAACCTAGACAGTAAAAATGGTAAAATGATTGAGTCGTTATTGTTTGATCTAAATTCGCAGCATGGTACTACGCTTATTTTAGTAACGCATGACGAGGCGCTTGCACAAAAATGCCAGCATATTATTCAAATTGAAGGTGGCCGATTAGTAGAAAACTCAGCAGAGGAAATAGCAAATGTGGGCTAA
- a CDS encoding arylesterase, whose product MTHSILRFVFILFLVIKPLSAAANNTILILGDSLSAAYGLKQEQGWVQLLQDKYDAEQSNIKLINASISGETTGGALRRVDALLAQYQPTHVLIELGANDGLRGFPVSKLQANLTELIKKSQAADATSALMEIYIPPNYGPRYSKMFTDSFTQVSKNTNAYLMDFFVLKVAGQNDLMQNDNLHPNKTAQPILRDEMYNTIKLWLNKD is encoded by the coding sequence ATGACTCATTCAATCCTACGTTTTGTATTCATTTTATTTTTAGTTATTAAGCCACTAAGTGCAGCAGCTAATAACACCATTTTAATACTTGGTGACAGTTTAAGCGCAGCCTACGGACTTAAACAAGAACAAGGCTGGGTACAATTGTTACAAGATAAATACGATGCTGAGCAAAGTAATATCAAACTTATTAATGCCAGTATTAGTGGCGAAACAACCGGTGGTGCACTGCGCCGTGTAGATGCCTTGCTAGCGCAATATCAACCAACTCATGTACTTATTGAGCTGGGCGCAAACGACGGTTTACGTGGTTTTCCGGTGAGTAAGCTACAAGCTAACTTAACCGAATTAATCAAAAAAAGCCAAGCAGCCGATGCCACCAGCGCTCTAATGGAAATTTATATTCCCCCTAATTACGGGCCACGTTACAGCAAAATGTTTACCGATAGTTTTACACAAGTAAGTAAAAATACAAACGCTTACCTTATGGACTTTTTTGTACTTAAAGTCGCTGGGCAAAACGACTTAATGCAAAACGATAACCTGCACCCTAACAAAACTGCGCAACCAATACTACGAGACGAAATGTATAACACGATCAAACTGTGGTTAAATAAAGACTAG
- a CDS encoding nuclear transport factor 2 family protein translates to MKYIKTTEQRLQQLEDKQSILELKYRYLNACDEKQPEVVTNCFISGEVDINFGHIGQFNRREDFVAVFKDLGCHDHIVDMHHAQNPVFLEVTDNTAKTKINLRFQSINTKDKLHVQLGGYYFDEFEKQSDGQWLISKSAFIINSVSMSDFSGEYSKVVYSGNCMPN, encoded by the coding sequence ATGAAATATATAAAGACTACCGAGCAACGTTTACAGCAACTAGAAGACAAGCAATCAATATTAGAGTTGAAATATCGCTACCTAAATGCCTGCGATGAAAAACAACCTGAGGTGGTAACTAATTGCTTTATTAGCGGCGAAGTAGATATTAACTTTGGTCACATTGGCCAGTTTAATCGACGAGAAGATTTTGTGGCTGTTTTTAAAGATCTTGGTTGCCACGACCATATAGTTGATATGCATCACGCGCAAAATCCGGTTTTTTTAGAAGTCACCGACAATACAGCCAAGACTAAAATTAACCTTCGCTTTCAAAGTATCAACACCAAAGATAAGCTCCATGTGCAATTAGGTGGCTACTACTTCGACGAATTTGAAAAGCAAAGTGACGGTCAATGGCTGATCAGCAAAAGTGCATTTATAATAAACTCGGTAAGCATGAGTGATTTTTCAGGTGAATATAGCAAAGTGGTTTATAGCGGAAACTGCATGCCAAACTAG
- a CDS encoding SDR family NAD(P)-dependent oxidoreductase codes for MQQEEAKVAIVTGASRGAGRGIALALGKKGMTVYVTGRSIKTGSVLGWDGSVLPGTVYETAEKINQAGGIGIAVVCDHSDDAQTAALFAQVEKEQGRLDILVNNAAFIHDQLVEQKPFWEKEINAGKILDVGLRSAYVASWHGAKIMAKHNSGLIMFGSSFGASCYIHGPAYGAQKAGLDKLAHDMAVDFKGTGMRAVSIWMGPLLTERSAIIGKLDKEQYQQFMATAESPEFIGDIVYAIANDPNGEELNGHTVIAAEIAKRFNITDREGLQPPSYREMLGSPNKPNPAVIY; via the coding sequence ATGCAACAGGAAGAAGCAAAAGTTGCCATTGTAACCGGTGCTAGCCGCGGTGCAGGCAGAGGCATTGCCTTAGCTTTAGGTAAAAAAGGCATGACAGTTTATGTTACTGGCCGCAGTATAAAAACAGGCTCAGTTTTAGGGTGGGATGGTTCGGTATTACCCGGAACAGTATATGAAACTGCCGAGAAAATTAATCAAGCAGGTGGTATAGGTATTGCTGTGGTGTGCGATCACAGTGACGATGCACAAACCGCCGCATTATTTGCTCAGGTTGAAAAAGAGCAAGGCCGATTAGATATTTTGGTTAATAACGCTGCATTTATTCATGATCAATTAGTTGAACAAAAGCCATTTTGGGAAAAAGAGATTAATGCGGGTAAAATTTTAGATGTAGGTTTGCGCTCTGCTTACGTGGCTAGTTGGCATGGCGCAAAAATAATGGCTAAGCATAACAGTGGTTTAATTATGTTTGGTTCATCATTTGGTGCTAGTTGTTATATTCATGGGCCTGCTTATGGTGCACAAAAGGCGGGCCTTGATAAGCTTGCTCATGATATGGCGGTAGACTTTAAAGGCACAGGTATGCGCGCTGTATCTATTTGGATGGGGCCACTCTTAACCGAACGTTCGGCCATTATAGGTAAACTAGATAAAGAGCAATACCAGCAGTTTATGGCAACGGCAGAGTCACCAGAATTTATTGGTGATATTGTTTATGCTATCGCTAATGACCCTAATGGTGAGGAGCTTAACGGGCACACTGTAATTGCTGCCGAAATAGCCAAGCGTTTTAATATTACCGACAGAGAAGGTTTGCAGCCACCATCTTATCGCGAAATGTTAGGCTCCCCGAATAAGCCAAACCCTGCCGTAATTTATTAA
- a CDS encoding YkgJ family cysteine cluster protein: MKDCNQCGKCCIKYGDGDLSATQDEIDLWEIFNPEIFEFVKNNEIWFDPKSGVRLSRCPFLEVEPKTNPQAQNKYTCSIYLDRPEDCRHYPSLIAEMIRDECEMIEITDLSQPIKAQIKLDFIMRDSRPAGY; the protein is encoded by the coding sequence ATGAAAGACTGTAATCAATGCGGTAAATGTTGTATTAAATACGGCGATGGCGACTTGAGTGCTACCCAAGATGAAATTGATTTATGGGAAATATTTAACCCTGAAATCTTTGAATTTGTTAAAAATAATGAAATATGGTTCGATCCTAAATCGGGCGTTAGGCTAAGCAGATGCCCTTTTTTAGAGGTTGAGCCTAAAACAAACCCACAAGCGCAAAATAAATATACTTGCAGTATTTACTTAGACCGCCCCGAAGACTGCCGTCATTATCCGAGCCTAATAGCTGAAATGATCAGAGATGAATGCGAAATGATTGAAATAACTGATCTGTCGCAGCCAATAAAAGCACAAATAAAACTAGATTTTATCATGCGTGATAGCCGCCCCGCTGGCTACTAA
- a CDS encoding cyanophycinase, whose product MTHAFTHYRQQQLARFLAVLLSFIFSASLTAAEQSQTLILVGSELSSCSSLNTLQCDKNTKIAGKAEHLFSVTAEKVKKITQQWPSTNQKVKSSTAKILLAIQAKSSASITKPALLWHWRDIDNTQLNSLSEQEYHFVMDMLEVPQFSSQGQRLAEQVNPSLSNEPAINNILQFITGSLKVANEQPSMLAITAASRDPYAAADFTQGLFSTASVNSQWLALTPALVKAITTNTCEKLPQYRQSEMGLYNREAIYPDRIQAENALCSNGVNSLVKLINNSTGVVFNNGEQSLTRSVLFDENNQAYPWTKALQTRPVVIGSGAGAAIQSGGKNTSGNIATITKGSSLLALQADINDSSMFNLAGGLATFNYGVLDTHFSEQNRTLRLATVLDKTQQKFGFGIDEATALVVIKSSAGNLMTVIGKSGVVYLKAKGNQQYNYSYWPAGSVIDIKNEDFTLSQRSINKALANIKIPALPLQRFGSILTNAKLRSLIQAMCLSQEQSTVAQQDQFILSLSVQAKTAYHRINKGQYGCAISHLELAVSTF is encoded by the coding sequence ATGACGCATGCATTTACACATTACAGACAACAGCAATTGGCCCGCTTTTTAGCTGTGTTGTTAAGCTTTATATTTTCGGCTAGTTTAACGGCCGCAGAACAAAGCCAAACGTTAATTTTAGTTGGTAGCGAGCTAAGTAGCTGCAGTAGTTTAAACACGCTGCAGTGCGATAAAAACACCAAAATAGCGGGTAAAGCAGAGCATTTATTTAGCGTTACGGCTGAAAAAGTTAAAAAAATCACTCAGCAGTGGCCAAGCACTAATCAAAAAGTTAAAAGCAGCACAGCTAAAATTTTACTTGCGATACAGGCCAAGTCATCAGCATCAATAACTAAGCCAGCATTGTTATGGCACTGGCGTGATATTGATAATACCCAGCTTAATAGCCTATCGGAGCAAGAGTATCACTTTGTTATGGATATGCTTGAAGTGCCTCAGTTTAGTTCTCAAGGGCAGCGATTAGCAGAGCAAGTTAACCCTAGTTTGAGTAATGAACCGGCTATAAACAATATACTGCAATTTATAACAGGTAGTTTAAAGGTAGCTAACGAACAACCAAGTATGTTGGCAATTACAGCAGCAAGCCGTGACCCTTATGCTGCTGCCGATTTTACTCAAGGTTTATTTAGTACGGCAAGTGTAAACAGCCAATGGTTAGCATTGACCCCTGCATTAGTTAAAGCGATTACTACAAACACCTGTGAAAAATTACCACAATATAGGCAGTCAGAAATGGGATTGTATAACCGTGAGGCTATTTATCCCGATCGCATTCAAGCAGAAAATGCCCTTTGTAGTAATGGCGTTAATAGCTTGGTAAAGCTAATAAACAACAGTACAGGAGTAGTTTTTAATAATGGCGAGCAAAGCTTAACGCGCAGCGTACTGTTTGATGAAAACAACCAAGCTTACCCGTGGACTAAAGCATTGCAAACACGCCCTGTTGTTATAGGTAGCGGCGCGGGGGCGGCTATTCAAAGTGGTGGCAAAAATACAAGTGGTAACATAGCTACAATTACTAAAGGGTCGAGCCTTTTGGCTTTGCAGGCAGATATTAACGATAGTTCTATGTTTAATCTTGCTGGTGGCCTTGCAACATTTAATTATGGTGTGCTCGATACTCACTTTAGTGAACAAAACCGCACATTAAGGTTGGCAACAGTACTTGATAAAACGCAGCAAAAGTTTGGTTTTGGTATTGATGAAGCCACGGCGTTAGTCGTTATAAAGTCATCCGCAGGTAATTTAATGACCGTAATAGGCAAAAGCGGTGTAGTGTATTTAAAAGCGAAAGGCAATCAGCAATATAACTATTCATACTGGCCTGCAGGCAGCGTTATTGATATTAAAAATGAAGATTTTACCCTAAGCCAGCGCAGCATTAATAAAGCTTTAGCAAATATTAAAATACCAGCATTACCGCTACAACGATTTGGCTCTATATTAACGAATGCAAAATTACGCTCACTTATTCAAGCTATGTGTTTAAGCCAAGAACAAAGTACTGTTGCCCAACAAGATCAGTTTATATTGAGCTTAAGTGTACAAGCTAAAACCGCGTATCATCGTATTAATAAAGGGCAATATGGCTGTGCTATCAGTCATTTAGAGCTTGCAGTGAGTACATTTTAG
- a CDS encoding UvrD-helicase domain-containing protein: MAQHFATPSWLGRFFTRIKLLSIEQESLVIEFKNATKQSFLIRGFNDFAQLQNRIFSANINLILGENSAHTAISFLNKAQAKALNIVINQHFAQALEHKINNAKALLKRTALDEYLRDSNTTILSAEVFSLSERYQKNHNVWQGHLSSSSSQFLSVLASAKNRSDAIAQLRNKYERKQLAQRADFYNNVESNPLTNEQRLAVIRNNDKNLVLAAAGTGKTSVMVAKALDLIATKQAMPEQILILAYNKTAAQELKTRFIKRGQQAKLASKPPEVLTFHALGLQLLQQAGKSCDISPFVSDFGALSSWLTLWLSEQIQAQPVLLSAFIAMLDKPLVSYDIHKNKLNATQVLAILKDSGQLKHEVDKYLKCLAAIRAEQLTDSEITQRLKRQNNQLNTEQSSTNQLNTSQTNSNQKNTNHHSAAAQLLIAIHRAYKAQLIAQNCIDFDDMILQATQAVNKQQVNVPWQHILVDEFQDISAARMALLNSLIKHGHKVRFTAVGDDWQAIYRFSGGNLALTTRFNELVGSHSLTLLQKTFRYNNSISDVAGRFVMQNPEQYKKHIITHTQVAEPQVILLDDVYQGKKSLALKTQQTINTIQKHHANASIAVLSRYRYTLNKVQQHLASQQKNANVVFLTLHSAKGLEADYCIIIGLEQGKFGFPSSQQNNPLLEALLPSQDTFAYSEERRLLYVGLTRAKHKAYLIADSKQPSLFVKELINDNYPIHVVSTLFSK; the protein is encoded by the coding sequence ATGGCACAGCATTTTGCCACACCCAGTTGGTTAGGCCGTTTTTTCACCCGTATTAAATTACTCAGCATTGAGCAAGAAAGCTTAGTGATTGAGTTTAAAAACGCGACAAAGCAATCGTTTTTAATCAGGGGTTTTAACGATTTTGCGCAGTTGCAAAACCGAATATTTAGCGCCAATATTAATTTAATCCTAGGTGAAAATAGCGCCCATACTGCTATTAGCTTTTTAAACAAAGCACAGGCAAAAGCATTAAATATTGTAATTAACCAACATTTTGCGCAAGCACTTGAGCACAAAATAAATAATGCTAAAGCTTTGTTAAAGCGCACTGCGTTAGATGAGTATTTACGCGACAGTAACACCACAATTTTAAGCGCTGAGGTGTTTTCACTGAGCGAGCGCTACCAGAAAAACCACAATGTGTGGCAAGGGCATTTATCTTCAAGTAGTAGCCAGTTTTTATCGGTATTGGCCAGTGCAAAAAATAGGAGTGATGCTATTGCACAACTGCGTAATAAATATGAGCGCAAGCAACTTGCACAACGTGCCGATTTTTATAATAACGTGGAGTCAAACCCATTAACCAATGAGCAGCGCCTTGCCGTAATACGCAATAACGATAAAAATTTAGTATTGGCTGCTGCGGGCACCGGCAAAACCTCAGTTATGGTGGCCAAAGCACTTGATTTAATAGCTACAAAACAGGCAATGCCTGAGCAAATACTGATACTTGCTTATAATAAAACTGCAGCACAAGAGCTTAAAACACGCTTTATTAAACGCGGTCAGCAGGCTAAATTAGCAAGCAAGCCACCAGAGGTTTTAACCTTTCATGCGTTAGGGTTACAACTGCTACAACAAGCAGGTAAAAGTTGCGACATATCGCCTTTTGTAAGTGATTTTGGTGCGCTGTCGAGCTGGCTAACATTATGGTTAAGTGAGCAAATACAAGCCCAGCCGGTATTGTTAAGCGCCTTTATTGCTATGCTCGATAAGCCTTTAGTGTCCTACGATATTCATAAAAATAAGCTTAATGCTACGCAAGTACTGGCAATATTAAAAGACTCAGGGCAGCTTAAGCATGAGGTCGATAAATATTTAAAATGCTTAGCAGCTATAAGGGCTGAGCAGTTAACCGATAGCGAAATTACTCAGCGGCTTAAGCGCCAAAATAATCAATTAAATACCGAACAATCAAGCACCAATCAATTAAATACGAGTCAAACTAATAGTAATCAAAAAAACACTAATCACCACAGTGCGGCCGCGCAGTTATTAATTGCTATACATCGCGCTTATAAAGCGCAACTCATTGCGCAAAACTGTATTGATTTTGACGATATGATTTTACAAGCTACTCAGGCTGTAAATAAGCAGCAAGTGAATGTGCCATGGCAGCATATTTTAGTGGATGAATTTCAGGATATTTCCGCTGCGCGTATGGCTTTATTAAACAGTTTAATTAAGCATGGCCATAAGGTGCGTTTTACCGCTGTAGGTGACGACTGGCAGGCCATTTATCGGTTTTCTGGTGGTAACTTAGCACTTACCACACGTTTTAATGAGTTAGTAGGTAGTCATTCGTTAACGTTGTTGCAAAAAACATTTAGGTATAACAATAGTATAAGTGACGTAGCAGGGCGTTTTGTTATGCAAAACCCTGAGCAGTATAAAAAGCATATTATTACCCATACGCAAGTGGCTGAGCCTCAGGTGATTTTATTAGATGACGTGTACCAAGGTAAAAAGTCGTTAGCGCTAAAAACCCAGCAAACTATCAATACTATTCAAAAACACCATGCAAACGCGAGTATTGCTGTGTTGAGCCGTTATCGTTATACGCTCAATAAAGTGCAACAACATTTAGCCTCACAGCAAAAAAATGCAAACGTAGTGTTTTTAACCCTGCATAGCGCCAAAGGGTTAGAAGCAGATTACTGTATTATTATAGGGTTGGAGCAGGGGAAGTTTGGTTTTCCGAGCAGTCAGCAAAATAATCCGCTGCTGGAGGCTTTACTACCTAGCCAAGACACCTTTGCTTATTCAGAAGAGCGGCGTTTATTGTATGTGGGGCTTACCCGAGCAAAACATAAGGCTTACTTAATTGCTGATTCTAAACAGCCGTCGTTATTTGTTAAAGAATTAATAAATGACAACTATCCAATTCATGTTGTATCTACTTTGTTTAGCAAATAA